From the genome of Clostridium cylindrosporum DSM 605:
TAATAATTCATAACTATGGTCCTGGTAGAACTATGGCATCTATACATGCAGAGATACCAGCAAACATTGATATTATGACTATCCATGAAGTTATAGATAGAGCGGAAAGAGAGATAAGCAAGAACCTTGATCTTCACTTGGTTATACATATGGATCCGATTTCCGTTGATACAGAGGAAGTAGCAGAGGTTAAAAACGAAGTTAATAAGATTATTAAGTATAATCCATTTATAAAATCCATGCATGACTTTAGAGTTGTTGGTAAGGGCGATAAGAAGAATCTAATCTTTGATATTGTTGTAGACACTATTAATCTTGATAAGGTTTCATCAGAAGACCAACTTAAAGATGATATTTCAAGTGCTATTCATGACATAAATCCTCAGTACAATTGTATAATAACAGTAGATAAACACTATTAAAGTAGTCCCCATTAGGTATTTACCTAGTGGGGACTATTTGTATCATGCTACTTTTTCATGTGTTTTTATCTTACTTTTTGGCTTATAGTTTAGGACTAAATTAAGTATTATGGATGTTATACTAACCATAAATAGTCCATTTGTACATAACATATTTAGAGTTTCAGGAATCTGATGAAATATTTTCGGTGCAAAGGTTACTCCTACACCAACAGCAAAACTTGTACCTATTATAGTAAAGTTATTATCTTCATAGAACTTTAAACTTGATAGTATAGATAATCCAGCTGATGTAATCACACCAAATAAGGCAAGTGTAGCCCCACCTAAAACTGACTTTGGAATCATAGTTATTATCGCAGCCACCTTTGGGAATGTACCAAGTATCATTAGTATTACTCCTGCTGTTATAATCACAGACCTACTTTTAACCTTTGTAAGGTTCATAAGTCCTACAGTTTCATTATACATGGCAGATGGTACAGAATTAAATATACCGGATATTAACTGTCCTACTGCCTGGGCCTTTAATCCTTTTATTTTTGAATTATTATCTGTATTATGTCCTGTAACCTCATCTAAAACTGCAAATACACCTATACACTGTATCATATTAATAACACAAAAGATCGTCATAATAATAATCGATCCTAACTTAAATTCAGGTGCTCCAAATTTAAATGGTGTTATAATTTGAAAAACCTCTGCTTGCATTACTGGCTTAAAATCCACCATACCTAAGAGAGATGAAAAAATAGTTCCTCCTACTATACCAATCACTAAAGACAGGGCTTTAAACATACCCCTTCCAAATCTTTCGATTAATATAATGGTAGCTAACACTCCAAGCCCAATTAAAAGGTTTTTTATATCTCCAAAACTACTTGAAAACTCTCCCCCTGCTAAATCCTTTATAGCATTAGGAGCTAAGCTAATTCCAATTAAAGTAACGAATGTTCCAACAACAACCTTTGGAAAAAGCTTTAAAACCTTATTCATAAAGAAGGATATTATAAATACCAATATAGCTGATCCAATAATCGAACCAAACACAGCATCGAGTCCATACTCTTTCCCAATCAAAATCATTGGACCTAAAGGAGAAAATGATGAACCAAGCATCATAGGTAGCCTTGATCCAATTAACCCTTTGAATCCTATTACTTGTATAAGTACTGTTATACCACTTGTAAAAAGGTTTGCTGAAACAAGAAATGCAATTGTCTTGTCATCTAAGTTAAGGGCACTTCCTATTAAAAGTGGTACTGCAATAGTACCTGGACATATTGCTAAAACATGTTGAAGTGCTAACACTATCCTTTTGCCAATAGTAACTTTTTCATCAAACATCGACTCTTTATTTAATGCTAAATTAGACATAAAATCAACTCCTCAATAATACATTATCGTCAAACTACATTTAACATTTATGTAAATTCCTACAAGAAATATCTACTATTCTTTACATAAATACAGGAGTTTCTACATTCTTCTATAGCATTCAACTAAAATATCAAACACAAAAGGAAAGTCTTCCCTAAGAATACCTTAGAAGAAGACTTTCCTTTTAAATATTTACCCACATAAATATCCTATCCAATTTTTTATATTTTTTTACAAAATTATCTAGGCGACCTACAAAACAAAAAAAGGCTAGTATTCCGTCTAGCTCTAGTAGTTTATCTTTCTTTGTCTTATCATATTAAATTTGATAATATCAGTATCTATATATTCATTAGCATAAACTAGAGGCTGATCATTACCATCAAAATTAACTCCCTTTAGAAGAAGGAATGCCTTTACTTCTCCCTTTTTAAAGTCAATATACTTTTCAAGTTCAGGATTTTGTAGATTAGTTTCTGTAGTTATTTCTACCTTGTCCCAAGTAACTTGTTTCCCTGACTTGTCATATATATACTCAAAAATTGAGTTTTTGTAATTTGGCGAGTCTTGGTAGTCCTTTTCACTAATTACTCTTCTATCAAAGTAATCTATACAAAGAGCACATGGTCTATCATCAGCTAAAAACATTTTCTTAGCTACAGTTACTGGATCTCCAACCGTTATATTTAAAATGTCTGCTAGTTTTGAATCACAGTATATAGTTTCTATACCTAGTAGCTTTACGCTTGGAGAATATCCACTATCGGAAATCATATCTCTTAGCTGCAACACTGGGTTAAACTTAACCTTTATCTCTAAACCCTCTGTATTTACGAAGGTACCTTTACCCTGTTTTCTTATTACAATTCCCTCGGATGCTAATTCGTTAAGGGCACTTCTAATTGTAACTCTACTAACACCTATTATCTCTGCAAGCACTTCTTCCCTTGGAAGCTTATTACTTTCATTTAGATTTAAGGTATTAATATATCTTTGTATGCATATCTTAGCTTCATCTGCCAAAGCCGTTCTTTTAAGACGATGCTCGTGCAACAATGCTCCCACCTTTCTGACTTAATAAGTATTACCTATTACTTTACTTGAATTATCTATTTTGAAAATATCACAATAATTTATTATTGTCAATGTCGATATAAGTAGAAAAGTTAACATTATACTACGCATTTAGTTAAAAATCTAATATAATAATATTTTTAACTAAATTATTTCTTTTATTCTATATATTTACTAAATATTATATGTAGTAAATATAAAAAAAGTAATAATCCCTAGAAAAACCCTCTAGAGATTACTACTTTATTATACTTTAAAATTTTTATTTTGAATACCTAGATACTTTAACATTATCTAATTCTATATTAGAAGTTTTATTTTTATTTATTAGTTTTAAAATATCCTTAGGACTTCCATGTGCAACTACTCCGTATGTCTTTACTCCATTTTTCTCTACATACCTTAGAGCATTAACATAGAACTCTTCTCCACCAAATCCAAAATTAAATGTTTCCAAATAATCCTTCTGATCAGTCATGTACTTAAGCAGAGTCTTAAAGTGAATTCCCATTATCTCACCTGTAATATTTCTATCCTTTACATTAGCTAGTTCTAAGTATGGATATTTCTTCTTATCCTCAGTACTTTCCTCTACTATTATTCCTGTACCTGTAGGCTCAAATCCTAACTGATGACTTACACCAATATCCTTTTTCCCATACCTTACTGGAATCCACGAGAAATATATACTTTTAAATTCCTTTATTAAGCTTTCAATTTCACTTAAAGGCTTATCCTCCTTAAATGCTATATATGCGGATACCATTGATGTACTAGGAAGAATCTCCAGTTCCTTTATTATATCTTCATATGCCTTTCTATCCTGTTTATACTCAGCTAGTATAGCGTCTCCAAATGCATTCCCGGGAGCAGACTTAAAAAAATTTTGTGATAGATTCTTAATTTCGCCCCTAACTATTTCACCAGTAACTATTTCATCTCTACCTTTAAATGTTTCCCATTGATATA
Proteins encoded in this window:
- a CDS encoding uracil-xanthine permease family protein, encoding MSNLALNKESMFDEKVTIGKRIVLALQHVLAICPGTIAVPLLIGSALNLDDKTIAFLVSANLFTSGITVLIQVIGFKGLIGSRLPMMLGSSFSPLGPMILIGKEYGLDAVFGSIIGSAILVFIISFFMNKVLKLFPKVVVGTFVTLIGISLAPNAIKDLAGGEFSSSFGDIKNLLIGLGVLATIILIERFGRGMFKALSLVIGIVGGTIFSSLLGMVDFKPVMQAEVFQIITPFKFGAPEFKLGSIIIMTIFCVINMIQCIGVFAVLDEVTGHNTDNNSKIKGLKAQAVGQLISGIFNSVPSAMYNETVGLMNLTKVKSRSVIITAGVILMILGTFPKVAAIITMIPKSVLGGATLALFGVITSAGLSILSSLKFYEDNNFTIIGTSFAVGVGVTFAPKIFHQIPETLNMLCTNGLFMVSITSIILNLVLNYKPKSKIKTHEKVA
- a CDS encoding GntR family transcriptional regulator, whose translation is MHEHRLKRTALADEAKICIQRYINTLNLNESNKLPREEVLAEIIGVSRVTIRSALNELASEGIVIRKQGKGTFVNTEGLEIKVKFNPVLQLRDMISDSGYSPSVKLLGIETIYCDSKLADILNITVGDPVTVAKKMFLADDRPCALCIDYFDRRVISEKDYQDSPNYKNSIFEYIYDKSGKQVTWDKVEITTETNLQNPELEKYIDFKKGEVKAFLLLKGVNFDGNDQPLVYANEYIDTDIIKFNMIRQRKINY
- a CDS encoding anti sigma factor C-terminal domain-containing protein, which encodes MGLDDLSKENKKYSRFNIKALVILVSSLVLILFTREILDPIISSVFYNPDKFDTNKYQKQLFLDTSVFTELHYPGFITNGVNVEDLNYGKYRMSIYQWETFKGRDEIVTGEIVRGEIKNLSQNFFKSAPGNAFGDAILAEYKQDRKAYEDIIKELEILPSTSMVSAYIAFKEDKPLSEIESLIKEFKSIYFSWIPVRYGKKDIGVSHQLGFEPTGTGIIVEESTEDKKKYPYLELANVKDRNITGEIMGIHFKTLLKYMTDQKDYLETFNFGFGGEEFYVNALRYVEKNGVKTYGVVAHGSPKDILKLINKNKTSNIELDNVKVSRYSK